In Juglans microcarpa x Juglans regia isolate MS1-56 chromosome 8D, Jm3101_v1.0, whole genome shotgun sequence, the following are encoded in one genomic region:
- the LOC121242157 gene encoding uncharacterized mitochondrial protein AtMg00810-like, with translation MESINVVMDDNSKETTEEELNNLIRKAEEDSIDLEDSDPAEPAVPNSTLLQEKEPSTRISHNHLEENILGELDEDSIGKSIDPTLHRSMIGSLLYITPSRPDIAFSVGIYARFQRFESKFEWAGNADDRKSTTGGCFYVGSNLVAWMSKKQNYISLSTVEAEYIVAGSCCTQFLWMKKML, from the exons ATGGAGTCAATCAATGTAGTTATGGATGACAACTCTAAGGAGACAACAGAGGAGGAACTTAATAACCTTATCAGAAAAGCTGAAGAAGACTCTATCGATCTAGAAGACTCAGATCCAGCAGAGCCCGCAGTACCAAACTCAACATTACTCCAGGAAAAAGAACCTTCTACAAGGATCAGCCACAATCATCTTGAGGAGAACATCCTTGGAGAATTGGATGAAG ATTCTATAGGCAAGAGCATTGATCCTACTCTACATAGAAGCATGATAGGAAGTCTTCTTTACATTACTCCTAGTAGACCTGATATTGCTTTCAGTGTAGGTATCTATGCACGATTTCAG AGATTTGAATCTAAGTTTGAATGGGCTGGGAATGCTGACGATAGAAAAAGTACCACTGGTGGTTGTTTTTATGTCGGCAGCAATCTGGTAGCATGGATGAGTAAGAAGCAAAATTACATCTCTTTATCCACTGTTGAAGCTGAGTACATTGTGGCTGGCAGTTGTTGCACTCAATTTCTTTGGATGAAAAAGATGCTTTAG